A genome region from Labilibaculum antarcticum includes the following:
- the lipB gene encoding lipoyl(octanoyl) transferase LipB, whose amino-acid sequence MIKTIFRDLRSIDYKEAWDYQEELFNEVLASKQANADLPTEQKNLSNNYLLFCEHPHVYTLGKSGKEQNMLLDLLQLQAKEATFHKINRGGDITYHGPGQIVGYPILNLETYDMGIKKYIETLEQAVIDCIADYGIVGTRLDGATGVWLDVGKPTVRKICAIGVRISRWVSMHGFAFNVNTDLKYFEYINPCGFVDKGVTSLKKELGKELDIEEVKHNLKGHISKLFDMTLEID is encoded by the coding sequence ATGATTAAGACTATATTTCGCGATCTGCGATCAATTGATTATAAGGAAGCATGGGATTATCAGGAGGAATTGTTTAATGAGGTTTTAGCTTCCAAACAGGCTAATGCTGATCTTCCTACTGAGCAAAAGAATTTATCGAATAACTACCTGTTGTTTTGCGAACATCCTCATGTTTATACGCTTGGGAAAAGTGGGAAAGAACAAAATATGCTTCTGGATTTGCTCCAGTTGCAAGCAAAAGAGGCAACCTTTCATAAAATTAATCGTGGCGGTGATATAACCTATCATGGTCCGGGACAGATTGTGGGTTATCCAATCTTAAATTTGGAAACTTACGATATGGGAATAAAAAAATACATCGAAACATTGGAGCAGGCTGTAATTGACTGTATTGCCGATTACGGAATTGTAGGAACCCGATTGGATGGAGCAACCGGGGTTTGGCTAGATGTTGGAAAACCTACAGTTCGTAAGATTTGTGCTATTGGTGTTCGAATTAGCAGATGGGTAAGTATGCATGGTTTTGCATTCAATGTAAATACCGATCTTAAATATTTTGAATACATTAATCCATGTGGATTTGTTGATAAAGGAGTGACATCATTAAAAAAAGAATTGGGCAAAGAGCTTGATATTGAAGAAGTAAAACATAATTTAAAGGGCCATATCAGCAAATTGTTTGATATGACGCTTGAAATTGACTAA
- the lipA gene encoding lipoyl synthase yields the protein MKTRRKPDWLKIQLPKGDDYAYINGIVKENGLHTICSSGKCPNVGECWGNGTATFMILGNICTRACKFCNVPTGKPLEADWKEPKRLARSIKLMSLKHAVITSVDRDDLEDGGSGIWAETIKSIKETTPEITLEVLIPDFNGKEEDIQRVIDMNPEVISHNLETVRRLSHEVRSKAKYDLSLEVLKQIADSGIVAKSGIMLGLGEKEEEIYQVMDDLIKVGVRVMTIGQYLQPTKNHLEVQEYITPEVFKKYETVGLEKGFAFIESSPLVRSSYHAERHVNAINLKQSLKDD from the coding sequence ATGAAGACAAGAAGAAAGCCAGATTGGTTGAAAATACAGTTGCCTAAGGGTGACGATTATGCATATATTAATGGAATTGTAAAGGAGAATGGCTTGCATACCATTTGTTCAAGTGGGAAATGTCCGAATGTTGGAGAATGTTGGGGAAACGGTACCGCTACATTTATGATTTTAGGAAATATTTGTACACGAGCCTGCAAATTTTGTAATGTTCCTACAGGAAAGCCTCTTGAGGCCGATTGGAAAGAACCCAAAAGATTGGCTCGTTCTATTAAGTTGATGAGCCTAAAACATGCCGTAATAACTTCTGTTGATCGGGATGATTTGGAAGATGGCGGATCGGGAATTTGGGCAGAAACCATTAAGTCTATTAAAGAAACGACTCCGGAAATCACACTTGAAGTTTTAATTCCTGATTTTAATGGAAAAGAGGAAGATATTCAACGAGTGATTGATATGAATCCGGAAGTGATTTCTCATAATTTGGAAACAGTGCGTCGATTATCACATGAAGTTCGAAGCAAAGCAAAATATGATTTGAGTCTTGAAGTCTTAAAACAAATTGCTGATTCAGGGATTGTTGCTAAATCAGGAATTATGCTTGGTTTGGGTGAAAAAGAAGAAGAGATCTATCAGGTAATGGACGACTTGATTAAGGTTGGAGTTAGAGTGATGACAATTGGTCAGTATTTGCAACCAACAAAAAATCATTTGGAAGTTCAGGAATATATAACTCCCGAGGTATTCAAAAAATATGAAACTGTTGGTTTGGAAAAAGGTTTTGCATTTATAGAAAGTTCTCCTTTGGTGCGTTCTTCCTATCATGCCGAACGCCATGTAAATGCGATAAACTTAAAACAGAGTTTAAAAGATGATTAA
- the lysS gene encoding lysine--tRNA ligase: MNALELSEQEIIRRNSLKEMQSLGINPFPAAQYHVNNFSSDILKDFDPEKKNLQEVCIAGRIMSRRIMGKASFLEIQDSKGRIQVYITRDDICPSEDKTLYNTVFKKLTDIGDFIGIKGYVFVTQVGETSVHATEMTVLSKSIRPLPIVKEKDGKIYDAFSDPEMRYRQRYVDLVVNPSVKDVFLKRSKVINSMRELFNSKDYLEVETPILQAIPGGASARPFETHHNALDIPLYMRVANELYLKRLIVGGFDGVYEFAKDFRNEGMDRTHNPEFTVMEIYVAYKDYNWMMDFTEEMIEKVAMDLHGKTKLPVGDKEIDFKRPYKRISMMDSILEFTGIDINGMDDVRLREVCKKLNIETDETMGKGKLIDEIFGEKCEGNYIQPTFITDYPVEMSPLCKKHRDNPELTERFELMVNGKELCNAYSELNDPIDQLERFQDQNKLSEKGDDEAMFIDMDFVRALEYGMPPTSGMGIGIDRLTMLMTNSHSIQDVLFFPQMRPEKKVAIDSDEKFIALGIAPEWMPIIRKAGFLTVGSLKEEKSTKIHQDICGWNKKLKMGLKNPSQEEVAAWLS; encoded by the coding sequence ATGAATGCGTTAGAACTTAGTGAACAAGAAATCATTAGAAGGAATTCCCTTAAAGAAATGCAGTCTTTGGGTATCAATCCATTCCCTGCAGCACAATATCATGTAAACAACTTCTCTTCAGATATACTGAAAGATTTCGATCCTGAAAAGAAAAACCTTCAAGAGGTTTGTATTGCAGGTAGAATCATGAGTAGAAGAATTATGGGTAAAGCTTCTTTTCTTGAAATTCAAGATTCAAAAGGAAGAATCCAGGTATATATTACCAGAGATGATATTTGCCCGAGTGAAGATAAAACTCTATACAACACAGTATTCAAGAAACTGACGGATATAGGTGATTTTATTGGGATTAAGGGATACGTATTTGTTACTCAGGTTGGTGAAACTTCGGTTCATGCAACCGAAATGACTGTGCTTTCAAAATCTATTCGTCCCTTGCCTATCGTGAAGGAAAAAGATGGGAAAATTTACGATGCCTTTAGCGATCCGGAAATGCGTTACCGTCAACGATATGTTGATCTGGTTGTAAATCCATCTGTTAAGGATGTTTTCTTGAAAAGATCGAAGGTCATTAATTCGATGCGCGAGCTTTTCAACAGCAAGGATTATTTAGAGGTGGAAACACCAATCTTACAGGCAATTCCTGGCGGAGCATCTGCTCGTCCGTTTGAAACACATCACAATGCATTGGATATCCCATTGTATATGCGTGTTGCGAATGAACTGTATCTGAAAAGATTAATCGTTGGTGGATTCGATGGTGTATACGAGTTTGCGAAAGATTTCCGTAACGAGGGAATGGATCGTACTCACAATCCTGAGTTTACAGTAATGGAAATCTATGTTGCCTATAAGGATTACAACTGGATGATGGACTTTACTGAAGAAATGATTGAAAAGGTTGCAATGGATCTTCACGGAAAAACCAAACTTCCGGTTGGTGATAAGGAGATTGATTTCAAACGTCCGTATAAACGTATTTCAATGATGGATTCGATTCTTGAGTTTACAGGAATTGATATCAATGGAATGGATGATGTTCGACTTCGAGAAGTTTGTAAAAAACTGAATATCGAAACGGATGAAACCATGGGTAAAGGAAAATTAATCGATGAAATCTTTGGTGAGAAATGTGAAGGAAATTACATTCAGCCAACTTTCATTACTGATTATCCTGTTGAAATGTCTCCTCTTTGTAAGAAACACAGAGACAATCCTGAATTAACCGAACGTTTCGAGTTGATGGTGAATGGAAAAGAGCTTTGTAACGCCTATTCAGAGTTAAATGATCCAATTGATCAGTTAGAGCGTTTCCAGGATCAGAATAAATTAAGTGAAAAGGGTGATGATGAAGCCATGTTTATTGATATGGACTTTGTTCGTGCTCTTGAATATGGTATGCCTCCTACATCGGGTATGGGAATTGGAATCGATCGTCTAACGATGTTGATGACTAACTCTCACTCTATTCAGGATGTATTATTTTTCCCTCAAATGAGACCAGAGAAAAAGGTTGCTATTGACAGCGATGAAAAATTCATTGCTCTTGGAATTGCTCCGGAATGGATGCCAATTATTCGTAAAGCAGGATTTCTAACTGTAGGATCTCTAAAAGAAGAGAAGTCAACAAAAATTCACCAAGATATTTGTGGCTGGAATAAAAAACTAAAAATGGGATTGAAAAACCCAAGTCAGGAAGAAGTTGCAGCATGGTTATCGTAA
- a CDS encoding NAD(P)H-dependent glycerol-3-phosphate dehydrogenase, with amino-acid sequence MNKSSKIAIIGGGSWATAIAKILMENVAEINWYMRNPDTIEQFKELGHNPRYITSAEFDIDKINFSDNIDEVVTNSDIIIFAIPSAFLKNALKNLTVSIKNKFVVSAIKGIVPDENMIIGEFFIEKYNVPINNIGVISGPCHAEEVALERLSYLTISCQETKKARALALKLECAYIKTTISDDIYGTEYAAVLKNVIAIASGICHGLRYGDNFQAVLISNAIQEIKRFVDTVHPITRDIKSSAYLGDLLVTCYSQFSRNRTFGTMIGKGYSVKFAQLEMHMIAEGYYAVSCIKEINDTYKVHMPITMAVYNILYEKISPAMEIKLLTEDLR; translated from the coding sequence ATGAACAAATCGTCAAAAATTGCCATAATTGGAGGTGGTAGCTGGGCAACAGCCATTGCAAAAATCCTTATGGAAAATGTAGCAGAAATTAACTGGTACATGCGTAATCCGGATACGATAGAACAATTCAAAGAATTAGGCCATAACCCACGCTACATTACAAGTGCCGAATTTGACATCGATAAAATAAATTTTTCTGATAATATTGACGAAGTCGTTACAAATTCAGACATCATCATTTTTGCAATACCATCCGCATTCTTAAAAAATGCACTTAAAAATCTTACTGTAAGCATCAAAAATAAATTTGTTGTCTCAGCAATTAAAGGTATTGTTCCCGATGAAAACATGATTATTGGTGAATTCTTTATCGAAAAATACAACGTGCCAATTAACAACATTGGGGTAATTTCCGGCCCCTGTCATGCAGAAGAAGTTGCATTGGAACGACTGTCATATTTAACGATTTCATGTCAGGAGACAAAAAAGGCAAGAGCTTTGGCGCTAAAACTGGAGTGTGCGTATATTAAAACAACCATTTCGGATGATATTTACGGAACAGAATATGCTGCTGTTCTAAAAAATGTAATTGCGATTGCATCGGGTATTTGTCATGGCCTTCGTTATGGTGATAATTTCCAAGCCGTACTGATCTCTAATGCAATACAGGAAATTAAACGATTTGTAGATACGGTTCATCCCATCACCCGAGATATTAAAAGCTCAGCTTATTTAGGTGATTTGTTGGTTACCTGCTATTCTCAGTTTAGTAGAAACAGAACATTTGGAACCATGATTGGAAAAGGATATTCTGTAAAATTTGCTCAATTAGAGATGCACATGATTGCCGAAGGATATTATGCCGTTAGTTGTATCAAGGAAATTAATGATACATACAAGGTTCACATGCCAATTACAATGGCCGTTTATAATATCCTATACGAAAAAATATCTCCTGCTATGGAAATTAAATTATTAACAGAAGATTTACGTTAA
- a CDS encoding glucose-6-phosphate isomerase, which yields MEHIKLSFEKTLNFVSKEEIFKFKEESQKHLTALQKGTGKGNDYVGWVDLPSQITEEELNDIEATALSLKEKVEVLVVIGIGGSYLGAKAVNDALAHSFDQLNTGDENPLVLYAGQNISEDYLFELLDILKDLDFGICVISKSGTTTEPAISFRLLKELLEENVGKEEARERIIAITDASKGALRTLAVQEGYKTFVIPDDVGGRFSVLTPVGLLPIAVAGHDIKELVKGAKSMQEYSSATAFEENPALLYAATRNALYAKGKGIEILANYNPKLHYVAEWWKQLYGESEGKENKGIFPASVDFTSDLHSMGQYIQEGQRTIFETVISIAKPNHTVTIPKDKDNLDGLNFLAGRRIDAVNKMAELGTQLAHVDGGVPNLRIEMPQLNEFYLGELIYFFEIACGVSGYILDVNPFDQPGVEAYKSNMFALLEKPGFEEETKKIKEKL from the coding sequence ATGGAACACATCAAGTTGAGCTTTGAAAAGACTTTAAACTTCGTAAGCAAGGAAGAGATTTTCAAATTTAAAGAAGAGAGTCAAAAACATTTAACTGCTCTTCAAAAAGGAACCGGTAAGGGAAATGATTATGTTGGTTGGGTAGATTTACCTTCTCAGATTACTGAAGAAGAGCTAAATGACATCGAAGCAACTGCTTTATCTCTTAAGGAAAAAGTAGAAGTACTAGTAGTTATTGGTATTGGTGGATCGTACTTGGGTGCAAAAGCTGTTAATGATGCTTTGGCTCATAGTTTTGATCAACTAAATACTGGTGATGAAAATCCACTTGTATTGTATGCTGGCCAAAACATTAGCGAGGATTATCTATTCGAATTGTTGGATATTTTAAAAGACCTCGATTTTGGAATCTGTGTTATTTCTAAATCGGGAACGACTACAGAACCTGCTATTTCCTTCCGTCTGTTAAAAGAATTATTGGAAGAAAATGTTGGGAAAGAGGAAGCTCGCGAAAGAATTATCGCTATTACTGATGCATCTAAAGGTGCTCTTAGAACTCTTGCAGTTCAGGAAGGATACAAAACTTTTGTAATTCCTGATGATGTAGGCGGTCGATTCTCTGTTTTAACTCCAGTTGGATTGCTTCCTATTGCGGTAGCAGGTCACGATATCAAGGAATTGGTAAAAGGGGCTAAATCGATGCAGGAATATTCATCAGCAACAGCTTTTGAAGAAAATCCGGCATTATTATATGCAGCCACTAGGAATGCTCTTTATGCAAAAGGCAAAGGAATTGAAATTTTGGCCAATTACAACCCAAAATTGCACTATGTAGCAGAATGGTGGAAGCAACTTTACGGAGAAAGTGAAGGAAAAGAAAACAAAGGCATTTTTCCTGCCAGTGTTGATTTCACGAGTGATTTACACTCAATGGGACAATACATTCAGGAAGGACAGCGTACTATTTTCGAAACTGTTATTTCAATAGCAAAACCGAACCATACCGTAACTATTCCTAAAGATAAAGACAACCTTGATGGTTTGAACTTTTTGGCTGGAAGACGCATTGATGCGGTGAATAAAATGGCAGAATTAGGAACCCAACTGGCTCACGTTGATGGTGGCGTTCCAAATTTAAGAATTGAAATGCCTCAGCTGAACGAATTCTACTTGGGAGAATTAATATACTTCTTTGAAATTGCCTGTGGTGTTAGTGGTTATATTTTGGATGTAAATCCATTTGACCAGCCAGGTGTTGAAGCATACAAAAGCAACATGTTTGCATTGCTTGAGAAACCAGGTTTCGAAGAGGAAACTAAAAAGATTAAAGAGAAATTATAG
- a CDS encoding DMT family transporter, with the protein MQYSSKLKGSLLALFATISYSNVYIFSKMALQDISLASFGILWFGFALFYNSLYYYFFSERTQPNQLSPKSKGILFLIGISELISVSAFFLAISLSENPAIVSFLANTSPIFVIFISFIFLKTRYNLLAIIGIIVTLAGVFLINYSDSRFSWNQFLTPSSVATLIFAFFYALSLVLTRSAVKTIPLLMITICRTLFLFLGFVFYNLIIWEIPYYSTNSIIYTGIGSILGPFLGITLTFGSLKYVDASVTTLIGTSRSLFIVLGAFIFMNIFPTEYQLWGGIFTIVGIVIISIADITNKQT; encoded by the coding sequence ATGCAGTACTCCTCTAAACTGAAAGGAAGCTTATTAGCTCTATTTGCAACCATCAGCTATTCGAATGTATATATTTTTAGCAAGATGGCACTGCAAGACATTAGCCTGGCATCATTTGGTATTCTTTGGTTCGGCTTTGCATTATTTTACAATTCATTGTACTATTACTTTTTTTCTGAAAGAACACAACCTAATCAACTTTCGCCTAAATCTAAAGGGATTTTATTTCTCATAGGAATATCCGAACTTATTTCAGTATCTGCTTTTTTTCTTGCCATCAGCTTATCAGAAAATCCGGCTATCGTTTCCTTTTTAGCCAACACAAGCCCAATCTTCGTAATATTTATAAGCTTTATATTCTTAAAAACCAGATATAATCTTCTTGCTATAATTGGAATAATCGTAACTCTTGCTGGTGTTTTTTTAATAAACTACAGCGATTCTCGGTTTAGCTGGAATCAGTTTCTTACTCCTTCGAGCGTAGCAACATTGATCTTTGCTTTTTTCTATGCATTAAGTCTGGTTTTAACCCGATCAGCAGTGAAAACAATTCCATTATTGATGATAACCATTTGTCGTACGCTATTTTTATTTCTAGGTTTTGTTTTTTACAACCTTATAATATGGGAAATTCCATACTATTCTACTAATTCAATAATATACACTGGGATAGGATCTATTCTAGGTCCATTTCTGGGGATTACACTTACCTTTGGCTCATTAAAATATGTAGATGCCTCAGTAACCACGTTAATAGGAACCTCGAGAAGTCTTTTTATTGTTTTGGGAGCATTTATATTTATGAATATATTCCCAACTGAATATCAGCTTTGGGGAGGTATATTTACCATTGTAGGAATAGTAATAATCTCCATTGCAGATATTACCAACAAACAAACCTAA
- a CDS encoding PAS domain S-box protein, which produces MNNSIFLSLIQNTAILLTFSMLYDYLWVKRTGLKSIWDQLLAGGTVGAIGIVLMLSSWEMAPGVVFDTRSVILSVSGLFFGAIPTIVAILVTGTYRFIIGGEGMLMGIAVIISSGVIGIFWRPLWSKISGKSNWLKYLLLGVVVHLAMISSTVFLPSEKVVPTLLNISWPLLTIYPFANMLLGLFMKRQLQNRDNKIALSRTEEKYSRLYESMNDAFVVLDMDANVIEFNTAYKEMLGYSADELLCMNCHELTPEKWLDVEQKIMEEEVLVTGSSRVYEKECTRKDGSLIPVELRIYLLKDENGIPTGFWAMVRDISLRKKAVALVENERSHLKILIETVPDMIWLKDPKGIYISCNRNFEKFNGLDENVLLGKSDYDFYPKEVADFYWGKDLEVLNSAKSVRFTDWAVSATNGKRILTETIKTPMHDAEGNLLGVLGVSRDITDIKMAEKELLKAKEKAEESDKLKSIFLANMSHEIRTPMNAIMGFSELLIDSELDDSEKSQYVNIIQNSGNRLLQIIDDIVDISKLELDQVAVNKTESNLHELLESSIEVIRRGALLEQKTNIDLVLNLPKQYKRLSVFTDSNRFHQILDNLLNNAIKFSVTGKVEVGYDFKEHFSQTVVEVYVKDEGCGIPQNRYDIIFERFRQGDEESFTDGTGLGLSISKGLVVLLGGEIWFESEVGKGSTFYFTLPYSQTEKRDSKFSEFPKQKPSLDRKSILIAEDDYNSFLYLQKLFDGENVSISHAQNGLELMNMLGVVEPDLVILDMKIRGKASMDCLLELQNRNTKVIAQAAFKIIGEEEKCLKAGYNGYISMPVGKEDLLCEVRRVLN; this is translated from the coding sequence ATGAATAATTCCATATTTTTAAGTCTGATTCAGAATACTGCAATATTGCTGACATTTAGTATGTTATATGATTACTTGTGGGTGAAACGAACAGGCTTGAAATCTATCTGGGATCAATTGTTGGCAGGAGGAACGGTGGGTGCTATTGGTATTGTTCTTATGCTTTCGTCATGGGAAATGGCTCCGGGAGTCGTTTTTGATACGCGTTCAGTTATCCTTTCCGTTTCAGGCTTATTTTTTGGCGCAATTCCTACTATTGTTGCTATTTTAGTTACAGGTACCTATCGTTTCATTATAGGTGGAGAGGGAATGCTTATGGGAATTGCCGTTATAATCAGTTCTGGTGTAATAGGTATTTTTTGGCGACCGTTATGGTCTAAAATCAGCGGGAAATCTAATTGGCTTAAATATTTGCTCTTAGGAGTAGTCGTTCATTTGGCGATGATCAGCAGCACTGTGTTTTTACCTTCAGAGAAAGTCGTGCCAACTTTATTGAATATTTCATGGCCTTTATTAACGATTTATCCATTTGCCAATATGTTGTTGGGATTATTCATGAAACGACAGTTGCAAAATAGAGATAATAAAATAGCATTAAGTAGAACAGAAGAAAAATATTCACGCTTGTACGAAAGCATGAACGATGCATTTGTGGTTTTGGATATGGATGCGAATGTTATCGAATTTAATACAGCATATAAAGAAATGCTTGGCTACTCTGCGGATGAACTTTTGTGTATGAATTGTCATGAATTAACTCCTGAAAAGTGGCTTGATGTTGAACAGAAAATTATGGAGGAGGAAGTTCTGGTTACTGGAAGTTCACGTGTTTATGAGAAGGAGTGTACACGAAAGGATGGAAGCTTAATTCCTGTAGAACTCCGTATTTACTTATTGAAGGATGAGAATGGTATTCCAACTGGATTTTGGGCTATGGTACGTGATATTTCGTTGCGGAAGAAGGCCGTGGCGCTCGTTGAAAATGAACGAAGTCATTTGAAAATATTGATAGAAACTGTGCCCGATATGATTTGGCTTAAGGATCCGAAGGGAATTTATATATCCTGTAACCGGAATTTTGAAAAGTTTAATGGTTTAGATGAAAATGTTCTTCTAGGTAAGTCTGACTATGATTTTTATCCAAAAGAGGTTGCTGATTTTTACTGGGGAAAAGATTTGGAGGTTTTAAATAGTGCGAAGAGTGTTCGGTTTACCGATTGGGCCGTTTCTGCAACCAATGGAAAACGAATACTAACAGAGACAATTAAAACTCCAATGCATGATGCAGAGGGTAATCTTCTTGGAGTTTTAGGTGTTTCCAGAGATATTACAGATATAAAAATGGCCGAAAAAGAACTTTTAAAGGCTAAGGAAAAGGCGGAGGAAAGTGATAAGTTGAAATCAATATTTTTGGCCAATATGAGTCATGAAATACGTACTCCTATGAATGCAATTATGGGGTTTTCTGAATTGCTTATTGATTCAGAACTTGATGATTCGGAAAAATCTCAATACGTAAATATTATTCAAAATTCGGGAAATAGATTATTGCAGATTATCGATGATATTGTCGATATCTCTAAACTGGAATTGGATCAGGTTGCGGTAAATAAAACCGAAAGCAATTTGCATGAATTATTAGAGAGTAGTATTGAGGTGATTAGAAGAGGGGCTTTATTGGAACAAAAAACCAATATTGATTTAGTCTTGAACCTGCCCAAACAATATAAAAGACTTTCTGTATTCACAGATTCTAATCGTTTTCACCAAATTCTAGATAATTTACTTAATAATGCAATAAAATTTTCAGTAACGGGTAAAGTGGAAGTTGGTTATGATTTTAAAGAACATTTTTCTCAGACAGTAGTCGAAGTATATGTGAAAGATGAAGGTTGTGGGATTCCACAAAACAGGTATGATATTATTTTTGAGCGTTTCAGACAAGGAGATGAAGAGAGTTTTACTGATGGAACTGGATTAGGTTTAAGTATTTCGAAAGGTCTTGTTGTCCTTCTTGGAGGTGAAATTTGGTTCGAATCGGAAGTTGGCAAAGGGAGTACTTTTTATTTTACACTTCCTTATTCTCAAACGGAGAAGCGAGATTCTAAATTTTCGGAGTTCCCTAAACAGAAGCCTTCTCTTGATCGGAAATCTATCTTGATTGCTGAAGATGATTATAATTCTTTTCTCTATTTGCAAAAGTTATTTGATGGGGAAAATGTTTCGATTTCTCACGCGCAAAATGGACTTGAATTGATGAATATGCTGGGTGTTGTAGAACCGGATTTAGTGATATTAGACATGAAAATTAGAGGAAAAGCTTCGATGGATTGTTTGCTTGAATTACAAAATAGAAATACGAAAGTAATTGCTCAGGCAGCATTCAAAATAATTGGAGAAGAAGAAAAATGTTTAAAAGCCGGTTATAACGGTTATATTTCGATGCCTGTGGGCAAAGAGGATCTGTTGTGTGAGGTTCGAAGAGTGCTTAATTAG
- a CDS encoding cyclic 2,3-diphosphoglycerate synthase, which translates to MAKKNVIIIGAAGRDFHNFNTYFRDNSEYNVVAFTAAQIPDIDGRKYPAELAGSLYPEGIPIYVEADLVKLIKEHCVDDCVFSYSDVPYQKVMNVSAIVNAAGSNFKLLGPGDTMIKSHKPTIAVVATRTGCGKSQTSRKVIEELMDKGLKVIAIRHPMPYGDLVAQKVQRFATIEDLKKHNCTVEEMEEYEPHVIRGNIIYSGVDYEAIVRAAEEDPDGCDVILWDGGNNDFSFYKPDLTITVADPHRPGAEMNYYPGEVNLRMADVVVINKMDSASPEGIQTVRENIALANPNAIVIDAASPISVDHPELIRGKRVLIVEDGPTLTHGEMKIGAGTIAARKFGAIEAIDARPYLVGKLKETYEIYPNIGNILPAMGYSDQQLTDLETTINNSDCDTVIIGTPIDLNRIIKIKKPTTRVYYDLEEIGYPKLSQVINQFVKKHHLNKEMA; encoded by the coding sequence ATGGCTAAAAAGAATGTCATTATTATTGGTGCTGCAGGTCGTGATTTTCACAATTTCAACACCTACTTCAGAGACAATTCAGAGTACAATGTGGTTGCATTTACTGCAGCTCAAATTCCTGATATTGATGGACGGAAATATCCCGCTGAGTTGGCTGGATCTTTATATCCGGAAGGAATTCCTATTTATGTAGAGGCAGATCTGGTTAAATTAATTAAAGAACATTGCGTAGATGATTGTGTTTTTTCTTATTCAGACGTTCCGTATCAGAAAGTAATGAACGTTAGTGCGATTGTTAATGCTGCGGGTTCTAACTTTAAACTGTTGGGCCCTGGTGATACGATGATAAAAAGTCATAAGCCGACTATTGCGGTAGTTGCTACAAGAACCGGTTGTGGAAAATCACAAACGTCGAGAAAAGTGATTGAAGAATTAATGGATAAAGGTTTAAAGGTAATTGCCATACGTCATCCTATGCCATATGGTGATTTGGTTGCTCAAAAAGTACAGCGTTTTGCTACTATTGAAGATTTAAAAAAGCACAATTGTACTGTTGAGGAAATGGAAGAATATGAGCCTCATGTAATTCGGGGCAACATTATTTATTCAGGAGTTGATTATGAGGCTATTGTTCGTGCTGCAGAGGAAGATCCTGATGGATGTGATGTTATTTTGTGGGATGGCGGTAATAATGATTTCTCTTTTTACAAGCCCGATTTAACAATTACGGTGGCAGATCCTCATCGTCCGGGAGCCGAGATGAATTATTATCCAGGGGAAGTTAATCTTCGAATGGCCGATGTAGTCGTTATTAACAAGATGGATTCAGCATCGCCGGAAGGAATTCAAACTGTTCGAGAGAATATTGCATTGGCAAATCCAAATGCTATCGTTATTGATGCAGCTTCACCAATAAGTGTTGATCATCCTGAATTGATTCGTGGTAAACGAGTATTGATTGTAGAGGATGGACCTACTTTAACTCATGGTGAAATGAAAATTGGGGCCGGCACAATTGCTGCCCGGAAATTTGGAGCTATTGAAGCTATTGATGCTCGACCATACCTTGTTGGTAAGTTGAAGGAAACCTATGAAATTTACCCAAACATTGGTAATATTTTACCAGCAATGGGGTATTCGGATCAACAGCTTACCGATTTGGAAACAACCATAAATAACAGTGATTGTGATACCGTTATTATTGGGACTCCAATCGATTTGAATCGAATAATCAAAATTAAAAAACCAACAACACGTGTTTATTATGATTTAGAGGAAATAGGTTATCCTAAGTTGTCGCAGGTAATCAACCAATTTGTTAAAAAACATCATCTCAATAAGGAAATGGCTTAA